One Aegilops tauschii subsp. strangulata cultivar AL8/78 chromosome 7, Aet v6.0, whole genome shotgun sequence genomic window carries:
- the LOC109775811 gene encoding uncharacterized protein, translating into MAAEQRSEKKNPPPEKKAPLPKVVTLSKALKLAQTWVDKMSALELDELNDKDFEGRPSGLGLGARVAPNAKRAAPTDPVERRLLGKVNAQKRKSAEEEKINTQEVDEASDDDSGEPQGRTSACSKKRELPSVTSMPLGKKTK; encoded by the exons ATGGCAGCGGAGCAGCGGTCGGAGAAGAAGAATCcgccgccggagaagaaggccccGCTCCCGAAGGTGGTTACGCTCAGTAAGGCCCTCAAGTTG GCCCAGACATGGGTGGACAAAATGAGTGCGCTGGAGCTGGATGAGCTGAATGATAAGGATTTTGAGGGTCGCCCGTCAGG GCTTGGCCTTGGTGCTAGAGTGGCGCCAAACGCGAAGCGGGCAGCTCCCACCGATCCAGTGGAGAGGAGGCTGCTCGGGAAGGTGAATGCGCAGAAGAGGAAGTCAGCGGAGGAGGAGAAAATAAACACTCAGGAGGTGGATGAGGCGAGCGATGATGATAGCGGTGAGCCTCAAGGTAGAACCAGTGCCTGTAGCAAGAAGAGGGAATTGCCTTCAGTTACTTCAATGCCATTAGGGAAGAAGACCAAGTGA